One part of the Prochlorococcus marinus str. MIT 9313 genome encodes these proteins:
- the purM gene encoding phosphoribosylformylglycinamidine cyclo-ligase, protein MDYKTAGVDVQAGRAFIERIRSSVEATHRPEVIGGLGGFGGLMRLPAGLNKPLLVAGTDGVGTKLELAQQHQAHYGVGLDLVGMCVNDVITSGAEPLFFLDYIATGALSPEAMAQVVEGIAEGCRRSGCALLGGETAEMPGFYDPGCYDLAGFCVAVVEEDEMIDGRKIKPGDQIIGVASSGVHSNGFSLVRKVLALTEANKNTLFGCDNKPLIETLLTPTTLYGQLVKNLLEAKVPLHGMAHITGGGLPENLPRCCPKDLVTVIDPSSWTRPELFQWLQDAGQIPEHDLWHTFNLGVGFCLVVAEEVVSDVLQVCNEQALQAWPIGQVETASPSTGERLRGLPS, encoded by the coding sequence ATGGACTACAAGACCGCGGGCGTTGACGTCCAAGCAGGTAGGGCATTCATCGAGCGGATCAGATCTAGCGTCGAAGCCACCCACCGCCCAGAGGTCATCGGTGGTCTGGGAGGGTTTGGAGGCTTGATGCGCCTCCCCGCAGGGCTAAACAAGCCTCTGCTTGTCGCAGGAACTGATGGGGTCGGCACCAAGCTCGAACTAGCGCAGCAACATCAAGCTCACTACGGAGTAGGGCTGGACCTGGTTGGAATGTGTGTCAACGACGTCATCACCAGTGGCGCTGAACCCCTCTTTTTCCTCGACTACATCGCCACCGGAGCCCTCAGTCCAGAGGCCATGGCACAAGTTGTGGAGGGAATTGCAGAGGGATGTCGCCGCAGCGGCTGCGCCCTCCTTGGCGGAGAAACCGCCGAGATGCCTGGGTTTTACGACCCAGGTTGCTACGACCTAGCCGGCTTTTGCGTAGCAGTGGTAGAAGAAGACGAGATGATTGACGGTCGCAAGATCAAGCCTGGAGATCAGATTATCGGTGTGGCCAGCAGTGGCGTTCATAGCAACGGGTTCAGTTTGGTGCGCAAAGTGCTGGCCCTTACTGAGGCCAATAAGAACACTCTCTTCGGATGCGACAACAAACCTCTAATCGAGACCCTGCTAACCCCTACCACCCTTTACGGCCAGCTGGTAAAAAACCTCCTAGAAGCAAAAGTTCCACTCCACGGCATGGCACATATCACCGGTGGAGGCCTACCAGAGAATCTTCCCAGATGTTGCCCAAAAGACTTAGTTACCGTTATAGATCCAAGCAGCTGGACCAGACCAGAACTTTTTCAATGGCTCCAAGATGCTGGCCAGATTCCAGAGCATGACCTCTGGCACACATTCAATCTTGGAGTGGGTTTCTGCCTAGTGGTCGCAGAGGAAGTAGTAAGTGATGTCCTGCAGGTTTGCAACGAACAAGCTCTCCAAGCTTGGCCTATTGGTCAAGTCGAAACTGCCTCTCCCTCAACCGGGGAGAGATTACGAGGGCTACCCAGCTAA
- a CDS encoding tetratricopeptide repeat protein, with protein MTSMPRHTAAIAVGVATAAVTAVGLSFFRVGKPLLIVSTAVAGVAGVAVSARREGEENDVNAFIKSGNAKYGIGDYQGSIEDFSKALIIDPQYALAYYNRGNAKDEIEDYKGAIDDYSKALEIDANHAIAYNNRGVANRKSGDNRAAIADYNKALEIDSKLAVAYLNRGISKENDGNLTGACADWREASALGDEIAAKWVKESCR; from the coding sequence ATGACCTCGATGCCACGCCATACTGCTGCCATTGCCGTAGGTGTTGCCACAGCTGCTGTCACTGCTGTTGGCTTGTCGTTCTTTCGGGTAGGGAAACCCCTGCTGATTGTTTCTACGGCTGTTGCTGGAGTTGCCGGGGTGGCGGTCTCAGCAAGAAGAGAGGGGGAAGAGAATGATGTAAATGCTTTTATTAAAAGCGGCAATGCTAAATATGGGATTGGTGATTATCAAGGATCAATTGAAGATTTTAGCAAGGCATTAATCATTGACCCTCAGTATGCTCTTGCATATTATAATCGTGGTAATGCGAAGGATGAAATAGAGGATTATAAAGGTGCGATTGATGATTATAGCAAGGCTCTGGAAATTGACGCCAATCATGCTATTGCGTACAACAATCGCGGTGTTGCAAATAGGAAATCTGGTGACAATCGAGCGGCAATTGCTGATTACAATAAGGCGCTAGAAATTGATTCTAAACTTGCGGTTGCTTACCTAAATCGTGGAATTTCAAAAGAGAATGATGGCAACCTAACAGGTGCTTGTGCTGATTGGAGAGAGGCATCCGCATTGGGTGATGAAATAGCTGCTAAGTGGGTGAAAGAGTCATGCCGATAG
- a CDS encoding recombinase family protein, producing the protein MSTSCQTADHQAVALNEADCCLNFHQAISTRLKEVGRPQLQIALAAIDEGDELVVVKLNRLERNQVEAIARLQDLQKKGIHIRTADGLINSRAIGELMPVLLGFFLVLLQ; encoded by the coding sequence GTGAGCACTTCATGTCAGACCGCCGATCATCAAGCTGTGGCATTAAATGAAGCAGACTGCTGTCTTAACTTTCACCAGGCCATCAGCACTAGGCTGAAAGAAGTGGGCAGACCACAACTGCAAATTGCTTTGGCAGCAATCGATGAAGGTGATGAATTGGTAGTCGTGAAGTTGAACCGACTAGAAAGAAACCAAGTGGAAGCGATTGCAAGGCTACAAGATCTTCAGAAGAAAGGCATCCATATCAGAACAGCGGATGGTCTGATCAACTCAAGAGCAATAGGTGAATTGATGCCAGTCCTTCTTGGATTTTTTCTGGTCTTGCTGCAGTAG
- a CDS encoding lipid-A-disaccharide synthase-related protein, with translation MLVICNGHGEDLIALRVLEALHRKCPNLPIEVLPLVGIGQAFEHALAAGWLKRLSPSAPLPSGGFSNQSLRGLIADLAAGLTLLSWRQWRCVRRSAKAGKAILAVGDLLPLLMAWSSGGTYGFIGTPKSDYTWRSGPGRALSDHYHRLKGSEWDPWEWALMRSSRCRVVAVRDHLTARGLRRHGVAATAPGNPMMDGFKVESSPAALNRCRRLLLLCGSRMPEAGTNFKRLLEGLGQLDSDLPLAVLVAFGSQPSLNQLEAILRTDGYLPSTPPIDTLGAKACWVKGTQLLLLGPGQFNRWAAWTEVGLVTAGTATEQLVGLGIPALSMPGPGPQFKRQFAIRQSRLLGGAVLPCQSKEELADRLQRLLKDDSLRQRLGRIGNRRMGTAGGSAALAALISQLLLGDRRAPRQRSV, from the coding sequence CTGCTCGTGATTTGCAACGGGCATGGCGAGGATCTGATTGCACTACGGGTGTTGGAGGCACTACATCGCAAATGTCCGAATCTGCCCATTGAAGTGCTTCCCCTCGTAGGGATAGGACAAGCTTTTGAACATGCCTTAGCCGCTGGATGGCTTAAGCGCCTGAGCCCTTCAGCGCCCTTGCCAAGTGGTGGCTTCAGCAATCAAAGCTTGCGGGGCCTGATTGCTGATCTTGCCGCCGGACTCACTCTGCTCAGCTGGCGACAGTGGCGATGTGTGCGCCGCTCAGCCAAAGCTGGCAAAGCCATTCTGGCAGTAGGAGACCTGTTGCCACTGCTCATGGCATGGAGCAGTGGTGGAACCTATGGCTTCATCGGCACACCGAAAAGTGATTACACCTGGAGAAGTGGACCAGGCCGGGCCTTGAGCGACCACTACCACCGCCTCAAAGGCAGTGAATGGGATCCCTGGGAATGGGCCCTAATGCGATCTTCGCGATGCCGAGTGGTTGCCGTTCGTGATCATCTCACCGCCAGAGGACTACGACGCCACGGGGTAGCCGCAACGGCGCCTGGGAACCCAATGATGGATGGATTCAAGGTCGAATCAAGTCCTGCCGCTCTAAACCGATGCCGGCGACTGTTATTGCTCTGTGGCAGTCGAATGCCCGAAGCAGGCACGAATTTCAAGCGACTCCTTGAAGGCCTAGGCCAGCTCGATAGCGATTTACCTCTAGCAGTACTTGTAGCCTTTGGCTCCCAACCCAGCCTCAACCAGCTCGAAGCGATTCTCAGAACCGATGGATACCTACCATCCACCCCCCCCATCGACACCCTGGGAGCCAAGGCCTGCTGGGTCAAAGGTACACAGCTCTTGCTACTCGGGCCTGGTCAATTCAACCGCTGGGCGGCCTGGACCGAAGTGGGCCTTGTCACCGCTGGAACCGCCACAGAACAACTTGTAGGTCTAGGCATTCCGGCCTTATCGATGCCTGGACCAGGACCACAATTCAAACGACAATTCGCCATACGGCAAAGTCGCCTCTTAGGAGGAGCCGTACTGCCCTGTCAAAGCAAAGAAGAACTGGCAGACAGGCTTCAGAGACTGTTAAAAGACGACTCCCTTCGACAACGATTAGGAAGGATTGGCAACAGACGAATGGGAACAGCTGGCGGCAGTGCTGCACTCGCAGCACTGATCTCACAGCTTTTATTAGGGGATAGGAGAGCACCTAGACAACGCTCTGTTTGA
- a CDS encoding ribonuclease D: MADFSQAPASFVVFDGDLDSDWANRYLRASAIAVDTEAMGLIHGRDRLCLVQICDPADNVACVRIGLGQTSAPRLQKLMEAPSVEKVFHFARFDVAALASGLGIYVLPIFCTKVASRLARTYSPRHGLKEVVMELVGVELDKQAQSSDWGRVEELSDVQLAYAANDARYLLPARQRLEMMLRREGRWEIAQRCFSCIPVIAELDRLRFTQIFEH; this comes from the coding sequence ATGGCCGACTTTTCTCAAGCTCCTGCAAGTTTTGTCGTTTTCGATGGGGATCTCGACTCAGACTGGGCGAATCGATATCTCAGAGCATCTGCGATTGCGGTAGACACTGAGGCCATGGGACTGATTCATGGCCGTGACCGCCTCTGTCTCGTGCAGATTTGTGACCCTGCCGACAATGTGGCATGCGTGCGGATTGGTTTGGGTCAGACGTCTGCCCCTCGCTTGCAGAAGCTCATGGAGGCCCCTTCTGTTGAAAAGGTGTTCCACTTTGCTCGCTTTGATGTGGCCGCACTTGCTAGCGGATTGGGCATCTACGTTTTGCCCATTTTCTGTACGAAGGTGGCCAGTCGCCTTGCACGAACCTATAGCCCTCGCCATGGGTTGAAGGAGGTGGTGATGGAGTTGGTTGGAGTTGAACTGGATAAGCAGGCCCAGAGCAGTGATTGGGGACGGGTTGAGGAACTCAGCGATGTTCAGTTGGCCTATGCAGCAAACGATGCTCGATATCTGCTTCCGGCTAGGCAACGTCTAGAAATGATGTTGCGACGTGAGGGGCGCTGGGAGATTGCGCAGCGTTGTTTCAGTTGTATTCCTGTGATCGCGGAACTGGATCGTTTGCGATTTACCCAGATCTTTGAACATTGA
- a CDS encoding cofactor assembly of complex C subunit B: MPAVFSSTLLLTVLLAIGLVFFLRAASKDRTTVVDVHSPRPPLEVLNGMIHWLEERGWKQDSGDADRQVLRFSGSVASSQSLAILLSLYAAVGSGCLGLVVRQLYPLLDWWPILLIGLGPLAGLVYSNRANRIEAVELRLISASDDEGSTLRLRAHRDELIAMELELSQPLELASDGSLLSSPI; this comes from the coding sequence ATGCCGGCGGTCTTCTCCTCGACCCTGCTACTCACAGTGCTACTGGCCATCGGCCTGGTGTTCTTTCTGCGGGCAGCAAGTAAAGACCGAACCACGGTTGTAGATGTTCACTCACCGCGTCCCCCACTAGAGGTCCTCAATGGAATGATCCACTGGCTGGAGGAACGAGGCTGGAAGCAAGATAGTGGCGATGCTGATAGACAAGTCCTTCGCTTCAGTGGAAGCGTTGCCTCCAGCCAATCGCTGGCAATCCTGTTATCCCTATACGCTGCCGTTGGTTCAGGCTGCCTTGGACTGGTTGTCCGCCAGCTTTATCCCCTCCTGGACTGGTGGCCAATTCTGCTTATTGGTCTGGGCCCACTCGCAGGATTGGTCTACAGCAATCGCGCCAACCGCATTGAAGCCGTTGAACTTCGCTTGATCAGCGCCAGCGACGACGAAGGCAGCACCCTGCGGCTGAGGGCCCATCGCGACGAACTGATTGCCATGGAATTGGAACTCTCCCAGCCCCTTGAGCTGGCTAGCGATGGCTCTCTTCTATCCTCTCCAATCTGA
- a CDS encoding N-acetylmuramoyl-L-alanine amidase: MGISLLCPATSAEAPSPPPIESPSRTAPSQSPIAELNTGPRTRLRGNWVGRQPVSPSLKIVVMAGHADSQGMHGSGTPGAAVDQRGEAPMDPRMRDELFWNRKVRDAVVALSKQKGLNIIGYDPGALSIAKASDPRTNWSVARRLSKQGDYILEIHFDAYSPHGYGSGLIPALNRNLNRVDESLAQSFGRFPRFFRGGLGGPRRGISILEIGMLEGSLEANLRNPKTREATIQAIALKVTDALMLGVRGKTSSNPPPGVVDNAPPTSHPQTNSEVE; the protein is encoded by the coding sequence TTGGGGATCAGCTTGCTTTGCCCGGCCACTTCCGCAGAAGCACCATCTCCGCCACCTATTGAATCTCCTTCAAGAACAGCACCGTCTCAATCACCGATTGCAGAACTAAACACCGGTCCCCGCACGCGCTTAAGGGGCAATTGGGTAGGTCGCCAACCTGTGTCTCCCTCTTTAAAGATTGTTGTCATGGCAGGACATGCAGACTCACAGGGGATGCATGGCTCAGGAACCCCAGGTGCTGCAGTTGATCAAAGGGGAGAAGCACCGATGGATCCCCGCATGCGGGATGAACTCTTTTGGAACCGGAAAGTACGCGATGCAGTCGTTGCCCTCAGTAAGCAAAAAGGGCTCAATATCATCGGCTACGACCCAGGAGCACTCTCAATTGCTAAAGCGAGCGATCCACGTACCAACTGGTCAGTAGCCCGCCGCCTTTCCAAGCAAGGCGACTACATCCTAGAGATTCACTTCGATGCATACAGCCCGCATGGATATGGATCTGGACTGATCCCAGCCCTCAATCGCAACCTCAACCGAGTGGATGAAAGTCTTGCTCAGAGCTTCGGTCGATTTCCCAGATTCTTTCGGGGAGGCCTTGGTGGACCAAGACGAGGGATCAGCATCCTTGAGATCGGAATGCTGGAAGGGAGTCTGGAGGCAAATCTCCGCAACCCCAAAACCAGAGAAGCAACCATTCAAGCCATCGCCCTAAAAGTCACCGATGCTTTGATGCTGGGAGTACGTGGGAAGACGTCTTCTAATCCACCGCCTGGTGTGGTCGACAACGCTCCTCCAACGTCGCATCCTCAAACCAATTCTGAGGTCGAGTAA
- the hemF gene encoding oxygen-dependent coproporphyrinogen oxidase has product MGASENLGQGPPPPHSRKRARELVLGLQDEICNELESLDGGQSFRTDSWERPEGGGGRSKVMREGRVFEQGGVNFSEVHGEELPPSILNQRPEAKGHPWFATGTSMVLHPRNPYVPTIHLNYRYFEAGPVWWFGGGADLTPFYPYLEDARHFHRVHKQACDTVGPELHKVFKPWCDEYFYLKHRGETRGVGGIFYDYQDGSGVLYKGQNSEGPAAQVSRELGPHPKSWEQLFELAKACGKAFLPAYVPIVEKRQEQAYGDRERQFQLYRRGRYAEFNLVWDRGTIFGLQTNGRTESILMSLPPLARWEYGYVAPADSREALLTDLFTRPQNWFEDATLEERCRPHQAVD; this is encoded by the coding sequence ATGGGCGCTTCTGAGAATCTTGGCCAAGGTCCTCCTCCTCCTCACTCGCGCAAACGTGCACGTGAATTGGTACTCGGCTTGCAAGATGAGATCTGTAATGAACTGGAGAGTCTGGATGGTGGCCAATCTTTTAGAACTGACAGTTGGGAGCGGCCTGAAGGGGGTGGTGGGCGATCCAAGGTGATGCGTGAGGGCCGAGTTTTCGAGCAGGGCGGCGTTAATTTCTCTGAGGTGCACGGCGAGGAGTTGCCTCCGTCGATTTTGAATCAGCGGCCTGAGGCAAAGGGGCATCCCTGGTTTGCTACCGGCACTTCGATGGTGCTACACCCGCGCAATCCCTATGTACCTACGATCCACCTGAATTACCGCTATTTCGAGGCGGGGCCGGTTTGGTGGTTTGGTGGTGGCGCTGACCTCACGCCGTTTTATCCCTACCTGGAAGATGCCCGCCATTTCCATCGCGTTCACAAGCAGGCTTGTGACACGGTTGGACCTGAGCTCCATAAGGTCTTTAAACCTTGGTGTGACGAATATTTCTATCTGAAGCACCGTGGTGAGACACGTGGAGTGGGTGGAATTTTTTACGACTATCAGGATGGATCTGGAGTGCTTTACAAAGGTCAAAACTCTGAGGGGCCCGCTGCACAGGTCTCACGGGAGTTAGGGCCTCATCCGAAGAGCTGGGAACAGTTGTTTGAGCTGGCCAAGGCTTGTGGGAAGGCTTTCTTGCCGGCTTATGTGCCGATTGTGGAGAAACGTCAGGAGCAGGCCTATGGCGATCGAGAACGTCAATTCCAGTTGTATCGCCGTGGGCGATATGCGGAGTTCAATCTGGTCTGGGATCGGGGCACGATTTTCGGATTGCAAACCAATGGTCGAACTGAGTCGATCTTGATGTCTTTGCCACCACTGGCTCGTTGGGAGTATGGATATGTCGCACCAGCTGATTCAAGGGAGGCTTTGCTCACTGATTTGTTTACTCGACCTCAGAATTGGTTTGAGGATGCGACGTTGGAGGAGCGTTGTCGACCACACCAGGCGGTGGATTAG
- a CDS encoding Mrp/NBP35 family ATP-binding protein, with protein MATAEQAHNALDQVKDSGSGRSALEMGWIDQVRVIPPRAVIRLTLPGFAQSQRDRLAQEARQALLELNGISEVQIEIGETASQGPIGQAGHGQSAEPQAIQGVQQIVAVSSGKGGVGKSTVAVNLACALAQEGLSVGLLDADIYGPNTPTMLGVADRTPEVSGNGAEQCIIPIESHGIAMVSMGLLIEENQPVIWRGPMLNGIIRQFLYQAYWGERDVLVVDLPPGTGDAQLSLAQAVPIAGVVIVTTPQKVSLQDARRGLAMFKQMGINVLGVVENMTAFVPPDQPERRYALFGSGGGEQLAMENNVPLLAQIPMEMPVQEGGNEGSPIVHSRPESVSAKAFKQLAKQVLDCASKAS; from the coding sequence ATGGCCACGGCCGAGCAGGCACACAATGCGCTTGATCAAGTCAAGGATTCAGGCAGCGGCCGCTCGGCTCTGGAAATGGGCTGGATTGACCAAGTCCGTGTCATTCCTCCTCGCGCCGTCATCCGCCTCACCTTGCCTGGATTTGCCCAAAGCCAAAGGGATCGATTGGCACAAGAAGCTCGACAAGCCTTACTAGAGCTCAACGGCATCAGTGAGGTGCAGATTGAAATTGGGGAGACTGCCAGCCAGGGGCCTATAGGCCAGGCTGGCCATGGACAATCTGCCGAGCCCCAGGCCATCCAAGGGGTTCAGCAGATTGTCGCCGTAAGCAGTGGTAAAGGGGGTGTTGGCAAAAGCACCGTGGCCGTCAATCTGGCCTGCGCACTAGCCCAGGAGGGCCTAAGCGTGGGACTGCTCGATGCCGATATCTATGGACCAAATACTCCAACCATGCTTGGAGTCGCTGATCGCACGCCTGAGGTGAGCGGCAACGGTGCTGAGCAATGCATCATCCCGATCGAAAGTCATGGGATAGCCATGGTGTCGATGGGTCTGCTAATCGAGGAGAACCAACCAGTGATCTGGCGCGGCCCGATGCTGAACGGGATTATCCGCCAATTCCTGTATCAGGCCTACTGGGGGGAGCGAGATGTTTTGGTGGTCGATCTACCTCCAGGCACTGGCGATGCACAGTTGTCACTAGCGCAGGCAGTTCCCATTGCGGGGGTGGTGATTGTCACCACCCCCCAGAAAGTTTCACTGCAGGATGCTCGCCGAGGACTGGCAATGTTCAAGCAAATGGGCATCAACGTGCTCGGCGTGGTCGAAAACATGACCGCCTTCGTACCTCCCGATCAACCAGAGCGTCGTTACGCCCTATTCGGCTCTGGAGGGGGAGAGCAGCTGGCGATGGAAAACAATGTCCCTCTGCTGGCACAAATCCCTATGGAAATGCCTGTGCAAGAGGGGGGTAATGAAGGTAGCCCCATCGTTCATAGCCGACCCGAATCAGTGAGTGCCAAAGCCTTCAAGCAATTAGCCAAACAAGTTCTGGATTGCGCCTCCAAGGCCAGCTGA
- the rodA gene encoding rod shape-determining protein RodA: protein MLSSQRRRRNGGKSFRSKGHLRRWWKELDLVLWGVPVAMVILAGVLIASTQRQADYADWYHHWITAGLGCLVALLLARLPVQRLRPLLIPLYALTVLSLVAVRLIGTSALGAQRWISIAGVNVQPSEFAKLAAILLLAAVLDRHPIERPIDLMRPLAVISVPWTLVFLQPDLGSSLVFGALLVTMLYWADMPWEWVLLLLSPLATALLAGLWPWTLCAWLPLMGLLAYRSLPWKRLAASLTLALQGIVAVTTPWLWLHGLKDYQRERLVLFLDPTKDPLGGGYHLLQSTVGIGSGGLFGTGLLQGQLTKLRFIPEQHTDFIFSALGEETGFIGTILVVTGFALLMGRLLQVAREARTDFESLVVIGVATMVMFQVVVNIFMTIGLGPVTGIPLPFMSYGRSAMVVNFVALGLCLSVARRGHTRLNNW, encoded by the coding sequence ATGCTTTCAAGCCAGAGGCGGCGACGCAATGGTGGCAAGTCCTTCCGTTCTAAGGGGCATCTACGTAGATGGTGGAAAGAACTGGATCTAGTGCTCTGGGGGGTGCCAGTGGCCATGGTGATCCTTGCGGGCGTCCTGATCGCCAGCACTCAAAGACAGGCTGATTACGCCGACTGGTATCACCACTGGATCACCGCTGGATTGGGATGCTTGGTCGCTCTGTTGCTGGCCCGATTGCCAGTCCAGAGACTGCGGCCGCTATTAATTCCCCTCTACGCACTTACAGTTCTGAGCCTGGTAGCCGTTCGCCTAATCGGCACCTCCGCCCTAGGCGCTCAGCGGTGGATCAGCATCGCTGGGGTGAATGTTCAGCCATCTGAATTCGCCAAACTGGCAGCAATACTCCTTTTGGCAGCAGTACTCGACCGCCACCCGATAGAACGCCCCATCGACCTGATGAGGCCTTTGGCCGTGATTTCTGTGCCCTGGACACTGGTCTTCCTGCAACCGGATCTCGGCAGTTCACTCGTGTTCGGCGCCCTGCTAGTGACAATGCTCTATTGGGCTGACATGCCCTGGGAATGGGTCCTGTTGCTCCTATCACCTCTAGCCACAGCACTCCTTGCGGGGCTATGGCCTTGGACTCTCTGCGCATGGCTCCCTCTGATGGGTTTGCTGGCCTATCGCTCACTGCCATGGAAACGCCTGGCCGCTTCGCTCACTTTGGCGCTGCAAGGAATCGTGGCTGTTACCACCCCTTGGCTTTGGTTGCATGGCCTCAAGGACTATCAAAGAGAACGGCTAGTGCTGTTTCTCGATCCCACCAAAGACCCCCTAGGTGGTGGCTATCACCTCCTGCAAAGCACTGTGGGCATTGGCTCTGGCGGGCTATTTGGCACAGGGCTGCTGCAAGGTCAACTCACCAAGCTCCGTTTCATCCCCGAGCAGCACACCGATTTCATCTTCAGTGCCCTAGGGGAAGAAACTGGCTTCATCGGGACCATCCTTGTCGTAACAGGCTTCGCGCTACTCATGGGACGCCTACTACAAGTTGCCAGAGAAGCCCGCACTGACTTCGAATCACTGGTTGTCATAGGCGTCGCCACGATGGTGATGTTCCAAGTGGTCGTGAACATCTTTATGACCATTGGCCTTGGCCCTGTCACTGGCATCCCCTTACCATTTATGAGCTATGGCCGCTCAGCAATGGTGGTGAACTTCGTAGCACTTGGACTCTGCCTTTCGGTGGCACGCCGAGGTCACACAAGACTCAACAACTGGTGA